From one Nocardioides sp. Kera G14 genomic stretch:
- the moeZ gene encoding adenylyltransferase/sulfurtransferase MoeZ: MTVPPLVEPADELTIDEVRRYSRHLIIPDVGMAGQKRLKNAKVLVIGAGGLGSPALLYLAAAGVGTLGIVEFDEVDESNLQRQIIHKQSTIGQPKAESAAQAIAEVNPYVNVVLHNERLDNDNVFRIFEGYDLIVDGTDNFATRYMVNDAAYFLKIPYVWGSIYRFDGQASVFAPTLVDDAPCYRCLYPEPPPPGMVPSCAEGGVLGVLCASIGSIQVNEAIKLITGIGDPAIGKLVVYDALELEWRKVRIRKDPNCALCGEHPTVDSLIDYEVFCGALSQDAADAAAGSTISVGTLEHWIKEQSEGARDFVLVDVREPNEYEINKIPGSTLLPKGEFLTGAAFDRLRELTHDGEKQLVLHCKSGVRSAECLAIAKGAGYNDAVHVGGGVVAWVNQIDPSQPTY, translated from the coding sequence GTGACTGTTCCGCCGCTCGTGGAGCCCGCCGACGAGCTCACCATCGACGAGGTGCGCCGCTACAGCCGCCACCTGATCATCCCCGACGTCGGCATGGCCGGCCAGAAGCGGCTCAAGAACGCCAAGGTGCTGGTCATCGGCGCCGGCGGCCTGGGCTCACCGGCCCTGCTCTACCTGGCCGCGGCCGGCGTGGGCACGCTCGGCATCGTGGAGTTCGACGAGGTGGATGAGTCCAACCTGCAGCGCCAGATCATCCACAAGCAGTCGACCATCGGCCAGCCCAAGGCCGAGTCCGCCGCGCAGGCGATCGCCGAGGTCAACCCGTACGTCAACGTGGTGCTGCACAACGAGCGCCTCGACAACGACAACGTCTTCCGGATCTTCGAGGGCTACGACCTCATCGTCGACGGCACGGACAACTTCGCGACCCGCTACATGGTCAACGACGCGGCCTACTTCCTGAAGATCCCGTACGTGTGGGGCTCGATCTACCGCTTCGACGGCCAGGCGTCGGTCTTCGCGCCGACCCTCGTCGACGACGCGCCCTGCTACCGCTGCCTCTACCCGGAGCCGCCGCCCCCCGGCATGGTCCCGTCGTGCGCCGAGGGTGGCGTGCTCGGTGTCCTGTGCGCCTCCATCGGCAGCATCCAGGTGAACGAGGCGATCAAGCTGATCACCGGGATCGGTGACCCCGCGATCGGCAAGCTCGTGGTCTACGACGCGCTCGAGCTGGAGTGGCGCAAGGTCCGTATCCGCAAGGACCCGAACTGCGCGCTCTGCGGTGAGCACCCGACGGTCGACTCGCTGATCGACTACGAGGTCTTCTGCGGCGCCCTCTCCCAGGACGCCGCCGACGCCGCCGCCGGCTCGACGATCTCGGTCGGCACGCTCGAGCACTGGATCAAGGAGCAGTCCGAGGGCGCCCGCGACTTCGTGCTCGTCGACGTACGCGAGCCCAACGAGTACGAGATCAACAAGATCCCGGGCTCGACGCTGCTGCCGAAGGGCGAGTTCCTCACCGGTGCCGCCTTCGACCGCCTCCGTGAGCTCACGCATGACGGCGAGAAGCAGCTCGTGCTGCACTGCAAGTCCGGCGTCCGCTCGGCCGAGTGCCTCGCGATCGCGAAGGGCGCCGGTTACAACGACGCCGTGCACGTCGGCGGCGGCGTAGTCGCCTGGGTCAACCAGATCGACCCCTCGCAGCCGACCTACTGA
- a CDS encoding PucR family transcriptional regulator: MEDHVVDREAAVSARPAVRLDDMLIAGTVLTAPDGQMRAADLSLDEHVLLEERDLVDPAGRVRVERLDAGPLRWGPASVTSLPLFTGAGSECLLGWLLSVSVDGLTPSPATVRALAGTLAEVMADRRVTVAADNETLRAAWAQLCAGPGDASLLGWDVDQPLIVLAVALDPVHGGRRQPDLVARERLAEAWRSELDHCGAPARLIDLDELLMAVLPVSLVPSVDELVAGVAIGRPFSVGVSRVVAGVGDLGEAAREAERALAVGRDRGGAVTTYFQRLGVDRLLALVPASDAAAYASDMLGPLAADTSEAADLRRTLQLLLDTDWNIAEAARLQYLHYMTVRFRVTKFERWLGPLADDPARRLDVAVALRILGAWTSPTSSPTSVR; encoded by the coding sequence GTGGAGGACCACGTGGTGGACCGCGAAGCGGCGGTGTCGGCGAGGCCGGCGGTGCGACTGGACGACATGCTGATCGCCGGGACGGTGCTGACCGCGCCGGACGGTCAGATGCGCGCCGCCGACCTCAGCCTCGACGAACACGTCCTGCTCGAGGAGCGTGACCTCGTCGACCCGGCGGGCCGTGTCCGTGTCGAACGGCTCGACGCCGGGCCGCTTCGCTGGGGTCCCGCCTCCGTCACCAGCCTGCCGCTCTTCACCGGCGCCGGCTCCGAGTGCCTGCTCGGCTGGCTCCTGTCGGTATCCGTCGACGGTCTCACGCCGAGCCCGGCGACAGTGCGAGCGCTGGCCGGGACGCTGGCCGAGGTGATGGCCGACCGTCGGGTCACGGTCGCAGCCGACAACGAGACCCTGCGTGCGGCCTGGGCGCAGCTCTGCGCCGGGCCCGGTGATGCGTCCCTCCTCGGCTGGGACGTCGACCAGCCCCTCATCGTCCTGGCCGTCGCCCTCGACCCGGTGCACGGGGGCCGGCGGCAGCCCGACCTCGTCGCGCGGGAGCGACTGGCCGAGGCCTGGCGCTCCGAGCTCGATCACTGCGGTGCTCCGGCGCGGCTGATCGACCTCGACGAGCTGCTCATGGCGGTGCTGCCCGTCTCCCTCGTCCCGAGCGTCGACGAGCTGGTCGCCGGGGTGGCGATCGGGCGCCCGTTCAGTGTCGGCGTCAGCCGGGTGGTGGCCGGTGTCGGTGATCTCGGCGAGGCGGCCCGTGAGGCCGAGCGGGCCCTGGCGGTCGGGCGTGATCGGGGTGGCGCGGTGACGACGTACTTCCAGCGGCTGGGGGTCGACCGGCTGCTGGCCCTGGTGCCGGCGTCCGACGCGGCGGCCTACGCCTCGGACATGCTGGGCCCGTTGGCCGCCGACACCTCCGAGGCGGCCGACCTGCGACGCACCCTGCAGCTGCTGCTCGACACTGACTGGAACATCGCCGAGGCGGCCCGCCTGCAGTACCTCCACTACATGACGGTGCGCTTCCGCGTCACGAAGTTCGAGCGCTGGCTGGGCCCGTTGGCCGACGACCCGGCCCGACGGCTCGATGTCGCCGTGGCCCTGCGCATACTGGGCGCGTGGACGTCCCCGACATCAAGCCCGACATCAGTGCGGTGA
- a CDS encoding ferritin-like fold-containing protein yields the protein MVASTQAAGDPFTDPVYKGAVVDLLGAIGYGEISAFERLTDDAAMAPSLEDKLALLALANRQFAKVEPVRARLAELTEDPFAAMEPFHEAIDSFHSFTAPGDWWEALVKAYVGDGIVGDFYREISAFLDEETRALITSTLSDEGETDFAIARIRAGIAADHKLGGRLALWGRRLMGEALTQTQHVAASRDALTEILAGNATFGGLDLAGIGEMFTRVTTRHIERMATLGLEH from the coding sequence GTGGTTGCATCGACGCAGGCTGCAGGGGATCCGTTCACCGATCCGGTCTACAAGGGCGCGGTCGTCGACCTTCTCGGCGCGATCGGCTACGGCGAGATCTCGGCCTTCGAGCGGTTGACGGACGACGCGGCGATGGCGCCCTCACTCGAGGACAAGCTCGCGCTGCTCGCGCTCGCCAATCGGCAGTTCGCCAAGGTCGAACCTGTCCGGGCGCGCCTCGCCGAGCTGACTGAGGACCCGTTCGCCGCGATGGAGCCCTTCCACGAGGCGATCGACTCGTTCCACTCCTTCACCGCCCCCGGCGACTGGTGGGAGGCCCTGGTGAAGGCGTACGTCGGCGACGGCATCGTCGGCGACTTCTACCGTGAGATCTCCGCGTTCCTCGATGAGGAGACGCGTGCCCTGATCACCTCCACGCTGAGTGACGAGGGCGAGACCGACTTCGCCATCGCGCGCATCCGGGCCGGCATCGCCGCCGACCACAAGCTCGGCGGCCGCCTCGCGCTCTGGGGCCGCCGCCTGATGGGTGAGGCGCTCACCCAGACCCAGCACGTCGCCGCGTCACGTGACGCGCTCACCGAGATCCTCGCCGGCAACGCCACGTTCGGTGGCCTGGACCTCGCCGGTATCGGCGAAATGTTCACGAGGGTGACCACCCGTCACATCGAACGGATGGCCACCCTCGGCTTGGAACACTGA
- a CDS encoding DUF3107 domain-containing protein: MEVKIGVQYAARELVVETDESVDAIESAVSAAIAGETLLTLTDRKGKKIFVPASKITYVEISSATANAVGFRA, translated from the coding sequence GTGGAGGTCAAGATCGGCGTCCAGTACGCCGCACGTGAGCTGGTCGTCGAGACCGACGAGTCCGTCGACGCGATCGAGTCGGCCGTTTCCGCCGCGATCGCCGGTGAGACGCTGCTGACCCTCACGGACCGCAAGGGCAAGAAGATCTTCGTCCCGGCGTCGAAGATCACGTACGTCGAGATCAGCTCGGCCACGGCGAACGCGGTCGGCTTCCGCGCCTGA
- a CDS encoding GlsB/YeaQ/YmgE family stress response membrane protein — translation MDVVWFIITTLIGGLIIGMLGKFVAPGGRDNISFLTMWVVGIIGMLVGSFLYWGVAGSNNKPFDGHEATWDNATNGIDWIRHLWQIVVTAVLVAIASAVLGRNTRRV, via the coding sequence ATGGACGTCGTCTGGTTCATCATCACCACCCTGATCGGTGGCCTGATCATCGGCATGCTCGGGAAGTTCGTCGCGCCCGGCGGCCGGGACAACATCTCGTTCCTCACGATGTGGGTCGTCGGCATCATCGGGATGCTCGTCGGCAGCTTCCTCTACTGGGGCGTGGCCGGAAGCAACAACAAGCCCTTCGACGGCCACGAGGCCACGTGGGACAACGCCACGAACGGCATCGACTGGATCCGTCACCTGTGGCAGATCGTGGTGACCGCCGTGCTGGTCGCGATCGCGTCGGCCGTGCTGGGCCGCAACACCCGCCGGGTCTGA
- a CDS encoding ATP-dependent helicase translates to MTTYHLAPPAAAPTAPTLDEHQRRVVEHGAGPLLVLAGPGTGKTTTLVEAIVDRIERRGASPDEVLALTFSRKAAEQLRDRVTGRLGRTMTANPCSTFHSFAYQLVRRYAPAELYDAPLRLLSAPEADVVLRELLAENPESVRWPESFRHALGTRGFAREVASVLSRAREKGLEGSALHELGLTEGVPEFAAAGLFLDQYLTILDAQGAIDYPDLIRRATIEAEAHQADLRARYRWIFVDEFQDTDPGQIALLQALAGDGGNLVAVGDPHQSIYGFRGAEVRGILEFPTTFPTASGDPAPVVALRTTRRFGLRVLTAAQRVAGRIGLPGTIDSDAREAFLAPEAAGPDGRVQVLTFDSERAEAEHVADLLRRAHLEDGIDWDEMAVLVRSGRSSIPPLRRALGALGVPVEVAGDEVPLVRDPAVEPLLEALRAALNLDNDDPLRGGYLDPSRIEALLTGPLGGLAAGDVRRLARALRTRERRPSRELLRAAVVDPSFLAGVTGAAAADVAKASALVSLLHRVRVLADDGAGPEELLWELWSATSWPERLRRSVDLGGAAARRAHRDLDAIVALFETAARVQEARDHTDARVFLETLGAQQIPADTLAERGARGAAVRLLTAHRSKGLEWRLVVVAHVQAEAWPDLRRRSSLLQPDRIGPAGEGLIPSLSPRELLAEERRLFYVACTRARERLIVTAVHSNDDEGEQPSRFLEELGVPPTRIIGRPKRPLSLGGLVAELRRVAASPDSPPALRDAAARRLARLASETRGDRALVPAADPSTWWGTRSATRAVSPLRDPDGPVPISPSALDRLVQCPMEWFLSREAGGVAASHQAANVGELVHALAQRVASKELPPDIEVLMSHVDAVWERLQFRTSWSGVREHARIRAALERFLAWHGSNPRTVIGLESSFRADVSVTHEDGGDLVRVSGRLDRLELDHEGNVVVVDLKTGKNVPTGPAVLRHRQLGLYQLAVDRGGVAELAPGAGSGGAELVQLGSPDLSAPVKVQAQPVHADDSEERLALQIELGIAARRVRREEFPAIQGDHCRTCTFLSLCPARGAAAVTA, encoded by the coding sequence GTGACGACGTACCACCTCGCACCCCCTGCCGCTGCTCCCACGGCGCCAACGCTCGATGAGCACCAGCGCCGTGTGGTCGAGCACGGCGCCGGCCCGCTCCTGGTGCTCGCGGGGCCGGGCACGGGCAAGACGACGACTCTCGTCGAGGCGATCGTCGACCGGATCGAGCGCCGGGGAGCCTCCCCCGACGAGGTGCTGGCGCTGACCTTCTCCCGCAAGGCGGCCGAGCAGCTCCGCGACCGCGTGACCGGGCGGCTCGGTCGCACCATGACCGCCAACCCCTGCTCGACGTTCCACTCCTTCGCCTACCAGCTGGTGCGGCGCTACGCCCCGGCCGAGCTCTACGACGCACCTCTGCGGCTGCTCTCGGCGCCCGAGGCCGACGTCGTGCTGCGCGAGCTGCTCGCAGAGAACCCCGAGTCCGTCCGCTGGCCCGAGTCGTTCCGCCACGCGCTCGGCACCCGAGGCTTCGCCCGTGAGGTCGCCTCGGTGCTCTCCCGTGCCCGGGAGAAGGGGCTCGAGGGGTCGGCGTTGCACGAGCTCGGCCTCACCGAGGGCGTGCCGGAGTTCGCGGCCGCCGGGTTGTTCCTCGACCAGTACCTCACGATCCTCGACGCGCAGGGGGCGATCGACTATCCCGACCTGATCCGGCGGGCGACCATCGAGGCGGAGGCGCACCAGGCCGACCTTCGCGCGCGGTACCGGTGGATCTTCGTCGACGAGTTCCAGGACACCGACCCCGGGCAGATCGCGCTCCTGCAGGCACTGGCCGGCGACGGAGGCAACCTCGTTGCCGTGGGTGATCCGCACCAGTCCATCTACGGCTTCCGTGGCGCCGAGGTGCGGGGGATCTTGGAGTTCCCGACCACGTTCCCGACCGCCTCGGGCGACCCGGCACCGGTGGTCGCCCTGCGCACCACGCGGCGCTTCGGGCTCCGCGTGCTCACCGCGGCGCAGCGGGTCGCGGGGCGGATCGGCCTTCCCGGGACGATCGACTCCGACGCCCGCGAGGCCTTCCTTGCCCCGGAGGCGGCCGGGCCGGACGGCCGGGTCCAGGTGCTGACGTTCGACAGCGAGCGGGCCGAGGCCGAGCACGTTGCCGACCTGCTCCGCCGCGCCCACCTCGAGGACGGGATCGACTGGGACGAGATGGCCGTGCTGGTGCGCTCCGGTCGCTCCTCGATCCCGCCGCTACGCCGGGCGCTCGGCGCACTCGGTGTGCCCGTCGAGGTCGCCGGCGACGAGGTGCCGCTCGTCCGCGACCCGGCGGTCGAGCCGCTGCTCGAGGCCCTGCGTGCTGCGCTCAACCTCGACAACGACGACCCGCTACGCGGCGGCTACCTCGACCCGTCCCGGATCGAGGCCCTGCTCACCGGCCCGCTCGGTGGCCTCGCCGCCGGGGACGTACGCCGACTGGCCCGTGCCCTGCGCACCCGCGAGCGCCGCCCATCGCGCGAGCTCCTCCGTGCTGCGGTCGTCGACCCCTCGTTCCTTGCCGGTGTCACCGGTGCGGCCGCCGCGGATGTCGCCAAGGCCTCCGCTCTGGTCTCCCTGCTGCACCGCGTGCGTGTGCTGGCCGACGACGGTGCCGGTCCCGAGGAGCTGCTCTGGGAGCTCTGGTCGGCGACCTCATGGCCCGAGCGACTGCGCCGGTCCGTCGACCTCGGCGGCGCGGCCGCCCGGCGCGCCCACCGCGACCTCGACGCGATCGTCGCGCTTTTCGAGACGGCCGCCCGGGTGCAGGAGGCGCGGGACCACACCGATGCACGGGTGTTCCTCGAGACCCTGGGCGCCCAGCAGATCCCTGCGGACACCTTGGCCGAGCGCGGAGCACGGGGTGCCGCCGTACGGCTCTTGACGGCCCACCGCTCGAAGGGGCTCGAGTGGCGGCTCGTCGTGGTCGCGCACGTCCAGGCCGAGGCGTGGCCGGACCTGCGGCGGCGTTCGTCACTGTTGCAGCCCGACCGGATCGGGCCGGCGGGTGAGGGGTTGATCCCGTCGCTGTCACCGCGCGAGCTGCTCGCCGAGGAGCGGAGGCTCTTCTACGTCGCCTGCACCCGCGCCCGGGAGCGTCTCATCGTGACCGCCGTGCACAGCAACGACGACGAGGGTGAGCAGCCGAGCCGGTTCCTCGAGGAGCTCGGCGTCCCGCCGACGCGCATCATCGGACGACCGAAGCGGCCGCTCTCCCTCGGAGGCCTCGTCGCCGAGCTCCGCCGTGTGGCCGCCTCACCCGACTCGCCGCCGGCGCTGCGCGATGCCGCAGCGCGCCGGCTCGCGCGCCTCGCCTCGGAGACCCGCGGCGACCGCGCCCTCGTGCCTGCCGCGGACCCCTCGACGTGGTGGGGCACCCGCTCGGCCACCCGGGCGGTGTCCCCGTTGCGTGACCCCGACGGCCCGGTTCCGATCTCGCCGAGCGCACTGGATCGCCTCGTCCAATGCCCGATGGAGTGGTTCCTCTCCCGCGAGGCGGGCGGTGTGGCCGCCTCGCACCAGGCCGCGAACGTCGGTGAGCTCGTCCATGCGCTCGCGCAGCGGGTGGCGTCGAAGGAGCTGCCGCCGGACATCGAGGTGCTCATGAGCCACGTCGATGCGGTCTGGGAGCGACTGCAGTTCCGGACCTCGTGGTCGGGGGTGCGCGAGCACGCCCGCATCCGGGCCGCGCTGGAGCGGTTCCTCGCCTGGCACGGCTCCAACCCGCGCACGGTGATCGGGCTGGAGAGCTCCTTCCGTGCCGACGTCTCCGTCACCCACGAGGACGGTGGCGATCTGGTCCGCGTGAGTGGCCGCCTCGACCGCCTGGAGCTCGACCACGAGGGCAACGTCGTCGTGGTCGATCTCAAGACTGGCAAGAACGTCCCGACCGGCCCGGCCGTGCTGCGCCACCGCCAGCTCGGCCTCTACCAGCTGGCCGTCGACCGCGGGGGCGTCGCCGAGCTCGCGCCCGGCGCCGGCAGCGGCGGGGCCGAGCTGGTCCAGCTCGGCTCACCCGACCTCAGCGCGCCGGTCAAGGTCCAGGCTCAGCCCGTCCACGCCGACGACAGCGAGGAGCGCCTCGCGCTGCAGATCGAGCTCGGCATCGCTGCCCGGCGGGTCCGGCGCGAGGAGTTCCCGGCGATCCAGGGCGACCATTGCCGGACGTGCACGTTCCTGTCACTGTGCCCGGCGCGCGGTGCGGCGGCGGTGACCGCGTGA
- a CDS encoding DEAD/DEAH box helicase, whose product MPTFRDLGVLPEICDSLESKGIIEPFAIQEMTLSVALAGTDLIGQARTGTGKTLAFGIPAVQRIGAQANGKPQALIVAPTRELALQVFGDIELISSNLGLRVMSIYGGVGFEPQIEALEAGVDVVVGTPGRIIDMVNRKHLDLSEVKTLVLDEADEMLDLGFLPDVEKILSKTPKTRQTMLFSATMPAAIIALARTHLVSPMNIRAEASYENATHKTTTQYVYQAHDLDKPEMIGRLLQGNPEGGVDKVVVFARTKRQAQRVADDLVERGFNAGSLHGDMAQIAREKAMQRFRDGKIQILVCTDVAARGIDVTGVSHVINYTTPDDEKTYVHRIGRTGRAGASGIAVTFVDWADLHKWKMINKALDLNFDDPAETYSSSENFLTDHAIVKGTKGRVKPAAAPTASSGRKERPSAREAGSGDRAPRQRTDRNRTRTRGGSADGTSTATAPAEGSASTATAEGEKPAGASRNRRRRRRPSGSSGSGSSAPAQD is encoded by the coding sequence ATGCCTACCTTCCGCGACCTCGGCGTCCTGCCCGAGATCTGTGACTCCCTCGAGTCCAAGGGGATCATCGAGCCCTTCGCCATCCAGGAGATGACCCTGTCGGTCGCCCTCGCCGGCACCGACCTGATCGGCCAGGCCCGCACGGGCACCGGCAAGACCCTCGCCTTCGGCATCCCGGCCGTGCAGCGCATCGGCGCGCAGGCCAACGGCAAGCCGCAGGCGCTCATCGTCGCCCCGACCCGTGAGCTCGCGCTCCAGGTCTTCGGTGACATCGAGCTGATCTCCTCCAACCTCGGCCTGCGTGTGATGTCGATCTACGGCGGCGTCGGCTTCGAGCCGCAGATCGAGGCCCTCGAGGCCGGCGTCGATGTCGTCGTCGGTACGCCGGGTCGCATCATCGATATGGTCAACCGCAAGCACCTCGACCTCTCCGAGGTCAAGACGCTCGTGCTCGACGAGGCCGACGAGATGCTCGACCTGGGCTTCCTCCCCGACGTGGAGAAGATCCTCTCCAAGACCCCGAAGACGCGTCAGACGATGCTCTTCAGCGCCACCATGCCGGCCGCGATCATCGCCCTGGCCCGCACCCACCTCGTCTCGCCGATGAACATCCGCGCCGAGGCCAGCTACGAGAACGCGACCCACAAGACGACGACGCAGTACGTCTACCAGGCCCATGACCTCGACAAGCCCGAGATGATCGGCCGCCTGCTCCAGGGCAACCCGGAGGGTGGCGTCGACAAGGTCGTCGTCTTCGCCCGCACCAAGCGCCAGGCCCAGCGCGTCGCCGACGACCTCGTCGAGCGCGGCTTCAACGCCGGTTCGCTGCACGGCGACATGGCCCAGATCGCCCGGGAGAAGGCAATGCAGCGCTTCCGTGACGGCAAGATCCAGATCCTCGTCTGCACCGACGTCGCCGCCCGCGGTATCGACGTCACCGGTGTCTCCCACGTCATCAACTACACGACGCCTGACGACGAGAAGACCTATGTCCACCGGATCGGCCGTACCGGCCGTGCCGGCGCCTCCGGCATCGCCGTGACGTTCGTCGACTGGGCCGACCTCCACAAGTGGAAGATGATCAACAAGGCCCTCGACCTCAACTTCGACGACCCGGCCGAGACCTACTCATCCTCCGAGAACTTCCTCACCGACCACGCGATCGTCAAGGGCACCAAGGGCCGCGTTAAGCCAGCGGCCGCGCCGACTGCATCATCTGGGCGCAAGGAGCGCCCGTCCGCCCGCGAGGCCGGCTCGGGCGACCGCGCTCCCCGCCAGCGCACGGACCGCAACCGGACCCGCACGCGCGGCGGCTCCGCCGACGGTACGTCGACCGCCACCGCTCCTGCCGAGGGCTCCGCGTCCACCGCGACTGCCGAGGGCGAGAAGCCGGCCGGCGCCTCGCGCAACCGCCGTCGTCGCCGCCGCCCGAGCGGTTCGAGCGGTTCGGGCAGCAGCGCTCCGGCGCAGGACTGA
- a CDS encoding TetR/AcrR family transcriptional regulator encodes MPRRERRAQLLDSALEIFVAQGYHSAAMDDIADRAGVSKPVLYQHFPGKLDLYLALLEQSCDHVIEKVRDALASTTDNKQRVDATIDAFFAYVASESGAFRLVFESDLTNEPAVRDQVDRVTNECAEAIADVIADDTGLPRAASLLLAVSLVGMAQQSSRFWLEADGGIAREQAAALVSALAWRGIGGYPKS; translated from the coding sequence ATGCCGCGCCGTGAGCGCCGTGCGCAGCTCCTCGACTCGGCACTCGAGATCTTCGTCGCCCAGGGCTACCACTCGGCGGCGATGGACGACATCGCCGATCGGGCAGGTGTCTCCAAGCCCGTGCTCTACCAGCACTTCCCCGGCAAGCTCGACCTCTACCTCGCACTGCTGGAGCAGTCGTGCGACCACGTCATCGAGAAGGTCCGCGACGCCCTCGCCTCCACGACCGACAACAAGCAGCGCGTGGATGCCACCATCGACGCCTTCTTCGCGTACGTCGCCAGCGAGTCCGGCGCGTTCCGGCTGGTCTTCGAGTCCGACCTGACCAACGAGCCCGCGGTGCGCGACCAGGTCGACCGGGTCACGAACGAGTGCGCCGAGGCGATCGCCGACGTGATCGCCGACGACACCGGGCTCCCCCGCGCCGCCTCGCTGCTCCTCGCCGTCTCGCTGGTGGGAATGGCCCAGCAGTCCTCTAGGTTCTGGCTGGAGGCTGACGGTGGCATCGCACGCGAGCAGGCCGCAGCCCTTGTGTCCGCGCTCGCCTGGCGCGGCATCGGTGGATACCCCAAGTCATGA
- a CDS encoding cupin domain-containing protein gives MDVPDIKPDISAVIAELGLEPHPEGGHYRQTWRSPVEVTLADGRVRAASTLIYFALPAGESSAWHKVSSDEFWMAHTGVVQLQYGGSGSVPVDGEIVRVGVDLAAGEVPQAHVPAGVWQRTVVSEVDAIVSCMVSPGFDFDDFALA, from the coding sequence GTGGACGTCCCCGACATCAAGCCCGACATCAGTGCGGTGATCGCCGAGCTCGGCCTGGAGCCCCACCCCGAGGGCGGTCACTACCGACAGACGTGGCGCTCGCCGGTGGAGGTGACGCTTGCGGACGGGCGCGTCCGTGCGGCCTCGACGCTGATCTACTTCGCGCTGCCCGCGGGGGAGAGCTCGGCCTGGCACAAGGTCAGCTCCGACGAGTTCTGGATGGCCCACACCGGGGTCGTGCAGCTGCAGTACGGCGGCTCCGGCTCCGTCCCCGTCGACGGGGAGATCGTGCGGGTCGGTGTCGACCTGGCGGCGGGCGAGGTGCCCCAGGCTCACGTACCGGCCGGCGTGTGGCAGCGCACGGTTGTGTCGGAGGTCGATGCCATCGTGAGCTGCATGGTCAGCCCCGGTTTCGACTTCGACGACTTCGCCCTCGCGTGA